A single window of Qipengyuania sediminis DNA harbors:
- the ggt gene encoding gamma-glutamyltransferase — MEILRFAPIALLAGLGACTTVAEPPAPPPAAAFVGTVSAADPRAEEAGLAMLRQGGNATDAAIAVMLALTVVEPQSSGIGGGGFFVRGAADGSVTTMDGRETAPAAATPDWFLAPDGGLPSFDQSQASGLSVGVPGNIALAWKAHRQYGKLPWAALFQPAIALARDGFVVNRQLFNSATANAELAGTTPAGRAWLMGADGKPAAVGTRVVNAALAATLAEIAERGPEVFYKGARAEAIARTVAAATPRPRGMTAADISAYTAKEREPVCGSYRGYRICGMGPPSSGGIAVVQILGMLERFDLKALGPQNPTTWHLFLEAQRLAYADRELYVADADFVTVPVRGLTDRAYLSERSRPISPGGRLASVAPGRPAGAPLARADGDEPAENGTSHFAAVDASGTLVSYTSTIEAAFGSGLTANGFYLNNELTDFSRKPTGADGKLVANRVEGGKRPRSSMAPTVVWDPQGRPVLAVGAAGGPTIPVQTARAIIGFVDFGLSPREAIGLPFVMSFGEGIMLEKGTWLEGAAERLRALGHRQIVVRPAPVKAGAVGRLADGSWQSARDPRVETNVEVP; from the coding sequence ATGGAAATCCTCCGCTTCGCACCAATCGCACTTCTCGCCGGTCTGGGCGCTTGCACCACCGTTGCCGAACCGCCCGCCCCGCCACCCGCCGCAGCCTTTGTCGGCACGGTCAGCGCGGCCGATCCGCGTGCCGAGGAGGCAGGGCTGGCCATGCTGCGCCAGGGCGGCAATGCGACCGACGCCGCGATCGCAGTTATGCTGGCGCTGACGGTGGTCGAACCGCAGAGCTCCGGGATCGGTGGCGGCGGCTTCTTCGTGCGCGGCGCGGCGGACGGATCGGTGACGACGATGGACGGGCGGGAAACTGCTCCCGCGGCTGCCACGCCCGACTGGTTCCTCGCCCCTGACGGCGGCCTACCCAGCTTCGATCAGAGCCAGGCGAGCGGGCTGTCGGTCGGCGTTCCCGGAAATATCGCGCTCGCGTGGAAGGCGCACAGGCAATACGGCAAGCTGCCTTGGGCGGCTTTGTTTCAGCCCGCCATCGCGCTTGCGCGCGACGGTTTCGTCGTCAACCGACAGCTTTTCAATTCGGCGACCGCCAATGCCGAGCTCGCGGGCACGACCCCGGCGGGGCGGGCGTGGCTGATGGGCGCCGACGGCAAGCCCGCGGCGGTCGGCACCCGCGTCGTCAACGCCGCGCTGGCTGCGACCCTCGCCGAGATTGCCGAGCGCGGGCCCGAGGTCTTTTACAAAGGCGCGCGAGCCGAGGCGATCGCGCGAACGGTCGCGGCGGCGACGCCGCGTCCGCGCGGGATGACCGCCGCCGATATCTCGGCCTATACCGCCAAGGAGCGCGAACCGGTCTGTGGCAGCTATCGCGGCTACCGCATCTGCGGGATGGGTCCACCGAGCTCCGGCGGGATCGCGGTGGTGCAGATCCTCGGCATGCTCGAACGCTTCGATCTGAAGGCGCTGGGCCCGCAGAACCCAACGACCTGGCATCTGTTTCTGGAAGCGCAGCGGCTCGCCTATGCCGACCGGGAGCTTTATGTCGCGGATGCCGACTTCGTGACCGTCCCGGTCCGCGGCCTCACCGATCGCGCTTATCTGTCGGAACGGAGCCGGCCGATCTCACCCGGAGGCCGCCTCGCATCCGTCGCGCCCGGCCGCCCCGCCGGCGCCCCTCTTGCCAGAGCCGATGGCGACGAACCGGCGGAGAACGGCACTTCGCACTTCGCCGCGGTGGACGCATCCGGAACGCTGGTCAGCTATACCTCCACCATCGAGGCTGCCTTCGGCTCGGGGCTCACGGCGAACGGCTTCTACCTCAACAACGAGCTTACCGATTTCAGCCGCAAGCCGACGGGCGCGGACGGGAAGCTTGTCGCCAACCGGGTCGAAGGCGGCAAACGCCCGCGAAGCTCAATGGCGCCGACGGTCGTATGGGATCCGCAGGGCCGTCCCGTGCTCGCGGTAGGCGCGGCTGGAGGGCCGACCATCCCGGTGCAGACCGCGCGGGCGATCATCGGCTTCGTCGACTTCGGCCTTAGCCCGCGCGAGGCGATCGGCCTGCCCTTCGTGATGTCCTTCGGCGAGGGCATCATGCTTGAAAAAGGGACTTGGCTCGAAGGCGCGGCGGAGCGTCTCCGTGCGCTCGGACACCGGCAGATCGTGGTACGCCCCGCGCCGGTGAAGGCTGGCGCGGTCGGCCGATTGGCGGACGGGAGCTGGCAGTCGGCCCGCGATCCGCGCGTCGAAACCAATGTCGAAGTGCCCTGA
- a CDS encoding AMP-dependent synthetase/ligase: protein MLVDIDAAPNLVALFLKRADAFGDAPFLGVKRKGNWETISWAEAARQVCLLAEGLRRIGLEDGDRVMLVSENRPEWCIADLGIMAAGLITVPAYVTNTERDHAHILDNSGARAVIVSTEKLSGPLIPAVMRTGTAEHVIPIDGIRQYQSGTISCHKWEGLIEGDAAAARAAVDARIGGINRSDTACLIYTSGTGGAPRGVMQHHGAILCNIAGAADVLINDFGLVTDERFLSFLPLSHAYEHTGGQFLPISVGAQIYYAEGLEKLASNIEETRPTFMVVVPRLFEVLRTRIMKQVEKQGKIAGALMDTAQAVGERRAAGRRRLGDGLRDFAVEKLLRPKIRAKFGGRMKAMVSGGAPLNPEVGIFFEAMGLTMLQGYGQTEAGPVVSCNRPAAGIAMASVGPPLRGVEVRVAEDGELLVRGELVMHGYWRNKQETERTIKDGWLHTGDIGHLDEAGRIVITDRKKDMIVNDKGDNIAPQKLEGMLTLQPEIAQAMVSGDKRPYVVGLIVPDAEWALEWCRAQGKAFDCRKVQELPEFRAAVRSAIDRVNAELSVIEKVRGFAFADEPFTIENEQLTPSMKIRRHKIREMYGERLDALYRH from the coding sequence GTGCTTGTCGATATCGACGCCGCCCCGAACCTCGTCGCGCTGTTCCTGAAGCGCGCCGACGCCTTCGGCGACGCGCCGTTTCTGGGCGTGAAGCGCAAGGGGAACTGGGAAACGATCAGCTGGGCCGAAGCCGCGCGGCAGGTCTGCCTCCTCGCCGAGGGCTTGCGCCGTATCGGTCTCGAAGACGGCGACCGGGTGATGCTGGTCAGCGAGAACCGGCCCGAATGGTGCATCGCCGATCTGGGCATCATGGCCGCGGGGCTCATCACCGTGCCTGCCTATGTCACCAATACCGAGCGCGACCACGCCCATATCCTCGACAATTCGGGCGCACGGGCGGTGATCGTGTCGACCGAGAAGCTTTCCGGTCCGCTCATCCCCGCGGTGATGCGGACCGGAACGGCCGAGCATGTCATCCCGATCGACGGCATCCGCCAATATCAGTCGGGCACGATCTCCTGCCACAAGTGGGAGGGGCTGATCGAAGGTGATGCGGCCGCCGCACGTGCGGCGGTCGATGCGCGGATCGGCGGGATAAACCGGTCGGATACCGCTTGCCTCATCTATACCAGCGGCACCGGAGGCGCGCCGCGCGGGGTGATGCAGCATCACGGCGCCATCTTGTGCAATATCGCGGGCGCGGCCGATGTCCTGATCAACGATTTCGGCCTCGTGACCGACGAGCGCTTCCTCTCCTTTCTGCCGCTCAGCCATGCCTATGAGCATACCGGCGGGCAATTCCTGCCGATCAGCGTCGGCGCGCAGATCTATTACGCGGAAGGGCTGGAAAAACTCGCCAGCAATATCGAAGAGACGCGGCCCACCTTCATGGTGGTCGTCCCGCGCCTCTTCGAAGTGCTGCGGACCCGGATCATGAAACAGGTCGAAAAGCAGGGGAAGATCGCGGGCGCGCTGATGGATACCGCGCAGGCGGTCGGCGAACGGCGAGCCGCGGGCCGGCGGCGCCTGGGCGATGGCCTGCGCGATTTCGCGGTCGAAAAGCTGCTCCGCCCCAAGATCCGCGCGAAGTTCGGCGGACGGATGAAGGCGATGGTCTCGGGCGGCGCGCCGCTCAACCCGGAGGTCGGCATTTTCTTCGAAGCAATGGGTTTGACCATGCTGCAGGGCTACGGCCAGACCGAGGCGGGGCCGGTGGTAAGTTGCAACCGCCCCGCCGCCGGTATCGCCATGGCGAGCGTCGGCCCCCCTTTGCGCGGGGTCGAAGTGCGCGTCGCCGAAGATGGCGAGCTGCTGGTGCGGGGCGAGCTCGTCATGCACGGCTATTGGCGGAACAAGCAGGAGACCGAGCGCACGATCAAGGATGGCTGGCTCCACACCGGCGACATCGGTCATCTGGACGAGGCGGGGCGGATCGTGATCACCGACCGCAAGAAGGACATGATCGTCAACGACAAGGGCGACAACATCGCACCGCAGAAGCTGGAGGGGATGCTCACGCTCCAGCCCGAGATCGCGCAAGCGATGGTGAGCGGCGACAAGCGGCCCTATGTGGTCGGCCTGATCGTACCCGATGCGGAATGGGCGCTCGAATGGTGCCGCGCGCAGGGGAAGGCCTTCGATTGCCGCAAGGTGCAGGAGCTCCCCGAGTTCCGGGCAGCTGTGCGCTCCGCCATAGACCGGGTGAATGCCGAGCTTTCGGTCATCGAGAAGGTTCGGGGCTTCGCCTTCGCTGACGAGCCTTTCACGATCGAGAACGAGCAGCTTACCCCTTCAATGAAGATCCGCCGTCACAAGATCCGCGAGATGTACGGCGAGCGGCTGGACGCGCTCTACCGACATTAG
- a CDS encoding SufD family Fe-S cluster assembly protein translates to MPEAAALPTRKDEAWRYAAVEALQGVALDDWRAIDVAAGEGFSDCLVIVDRDDGRDGTTLQRLRVKIGEGGRCELFAVVAAELYARVEIEVTLGKGAHFEFGGVTVGGRDTVREFVTRVVHAEPEATSNQTVRSVHWGQGTGNFLGTIEVARDAQKTDAAQSFKGLLLEKGASVNAVPQLEIFADDVKCAHGATVGQLDEAARFYMAARGLSPAAARRLLVQAFIGDAFVALEDETARERLMRVALDKLDRHL, encoded by the coding sequence ATGCCTGAAGCCGCCGCCCTCCCCACCCGCAAGGATGAGGCCTGGCGCTATGCCGCGGTCGAGGCGCTGCAGGGTGTGGCGCTCGACGATTGGCGCGCGATCGATGTGGCGGCGGGCGAGGGCTTTAGCGATTGCCTCGTCATCGTCGACCGAGACGATGGGCGCGATGGCACCACTCTCCAGCGCCTGCGCGTGAAGATCGGAGAGGGCGGGCGGTGTGAGCTGTTCGCGGTGGTCGCGGCTGAGCTTTACGCGCGCGTCGAGATCGAAGTGACACTCGGCAAAGGCGCGCATTTCGAATTCGGCGGGGTGACCGTCGGCGGGCGCGACACGGTGCGCGAGTTCGTCACACGCGTGGTCCATGCTGAGCCCGAGGCGACAAGCAACCAGACCGTGCGCAGCGTCCACTGGGGCCAAGGGACGGGCAACTTTCTCGGCACCATCGAGGTCGCGCGCGACGCGCAGAAGACCGACGCGGCGCAGAGCTTCAAGGGGCTGTTGCTGGAGAAGGGCGCGAGCGTGAACGCGGTGCCGCAGCTCGAGATCTTTGCTGACGATGTTAAATGCGCGCATGGCGCCACGGTCGGCCAGCTGGATGAGGCGGCGCGGTTCTACATGGCGGCGCGCGGGCTCTCCCCCGCCGCTGCGCGGCGGCTGCTGGTGCAGGCCTTCATCGGTGACGCCTTCGTGGCGCTGGAAGACGAGACGGCGCGCGAGCGGCTGATGCGCGTCGCGCTCGACAAGCTGGATCGGCATCTGTGA
- a CDS encoding endonuclease domain-containing protein gives MNTRKTLQLREASETTDAAPALKKKGRGWEISEKRLDMLHEQARELRRHSSEAHKALAKRFAEADLGRYKFTRHMVIGSAIVDFGNHLLGLALAIDEEGQDDAIARRRDKSLEAVGVRVMRIAAADILTDIDAVLQRITLAMRERIAERKQKARDHAEANPNQHYSRPNRSAPRRNP, from the coding sequence ATGAACACTCGCAAAACCCTCCAGCTCCGCGAAGCTTCAGAGACCACCGACGCCGCGCCTGCGCTCAAGAAGAAGGGGCGTGGGTGGGAGATTTCGGAGAAGCGGCTCGACATGCTGCACGAGCAAGCGCGCGAGCTGCGGCGGCATTCGTCTGAGGCGCACAAGGCGCTGGCCAAGCGCTTCGCCGAGGCCGACCTCGGGCGCTACAAGTTCACCCGCCACATGGTGATCGGCAGCGCGATCGTCGATTTCGGCAACCATTTGCTGGGCCTCGCGCTCGCGATCGACGAGGAGGGCCAGGACGACGCGATCGCCAGGCGCCGCGACAAGAGCCTCGAGGCGGTCGGCGTGCGCGTGATGCGGATCGCGGCGGCGGACATCCTGACCGACATCGACGCCGTGCTCCAGCGGATCACCCTCGCCATGCGCGAGCGTATCGCAGAGCGTAAGCAGAAGGCGCGCGACCACGCTGAGGCCAACCCCAACCAGCACTATTCGCGGCCCAATCGCAGCGCGCCGCGCCGGAACCCTTGA
- a CDS encoding SUF system Fe-S cluster assembly regulator: MRLSKLADYAVVTMSAAARHCGGQRTSAGALAAETGLPVPTVQKLVSRLSAAGLLRSVRGAGGGLQLARPAAAITLADIVEAVEGPIALTTCLDSEDCAAHHDCRVRPHWPVVNAALRSALAGISLSALAREVEPA; encoded by the coding sequence ATGCGCCTCTCCAAACTCGCCGATTACGCCGTCGTCACGATGAGCGCCGCAGCCCGCCATTGTGGGGGGCAGCGGACGAGCGCGGGCGCGCTGGCGGCGGAGACCGGACTGCCGGTGCCGACAGTGCAGAAGCTGGTCAGCCGGCTTTCGGCGGCGGGCTTATTGCGGTCAGTGCGCGGCGCAGGCGGTGGCTTGCAGCTCGCCCGCCCCGCGGCGGCGATCACGCTCGCCGATATCGTCGAGGCGGTCGAGGGCCCGATCGCGCTAACCACATGCCTGGATAGCGAGGACTGCGCCGCGCATCACGACTGCCGCGTTCGCCCGCACTGGCCGGTGGTCAATGCCGCGCTGCGCAGTGCGCTCGCCGGCATCTCCCTTTCGGCCCTCGCGCGCGAAGTGGAACCGGCATGA
- a CDS encoding quinone-dependent dihydroorotate dehydrogenase has product MLFRLVRPALFALDPEPAHRLTIAALKRAPLRPPPSDGPLTVEVAGLRFPNPIGLAAGFDKDAEVPDALLGSGFGAVEVGSITPQPQEGNPKPRMFRLAEDRAVINRLGFNNGGAAAAAARLEARRGRPGIVGVNIGANKDSADRIFDYAVMTRVMAPLARYLAVNISSPNTPGLRALQDEAPLRELLGAVIDARAEKCGGGGPPIFLKVAPDLQPVDIDAIARIAIEMKLGAIIVSNTTITRPPLASRHACEAGGLSGAPLRDLALRRLRDFRTATGGAMPLVGVGGIGNAQDAWQRIRAGASLVQLYSALVYEGPGLVGRILRGVEARMRRDGFSSIAEAVGSE; this is encoded by the coding sequence ATGCTGTTCCGCCTCGTCCGCCCGGCGCTGTTCGCGCTCGATCCGGAACCTGCGCACCGGCTGACGATCGCGGCGTTGAAGCGCGCGCCCTTGCGTCCGCCGCCCTCGGACGGCCCGCTGACGGTGGAGGTCGCCGGTTTGCGCTTTCCCAATCCGATCGGGCTCGCCGCCGGTTTCGACAAGGATGCCGAGGTGCCGGATGCACTGCTGGGCTCCGGCTTCGGCGCGGTCGAGGTGGGCTCGATCACGCCGCAGCCGCAGGAGGGCAACCCCAAGCCAAGGATGTTCCGCTTGGCCGAAGACCGCGCGGTCATAAATCGCCTGGGGTTCAACAATGGCGGGGCAGCGGCGGCGGCGGCGCGGCTCGAGGCGCGCCGCGGCAGGCCTGGGATCGTCGGGGTCAATATCGGCGCCAACAAGGACAGCGCCGATCGCATCTTCGACTATGCGGTGATGACCCGCGTCATGGCACCGCTGGCGCGCTATCTGGCGGTCAATATCTCCAGCCCCAACACGCCGGGCCTGCGGGCGCTGCAGGACGAAGCGCCCTTGCGCGAGCTGCTGGGTGCGGTGATCGACGCGCGCGCCGAAAAGTGCGGCGGTGGCGGGCCCCCCATTTTTCTCAAGGTGGCGCCCGATCTCCAGCCGGTCGACATCGACGCAATCGCCCGCATCGCGATCGAGATGAAGCTCGGCGCGATCATCGTGAGCAATACGACAATCACCCGGCCCCCTCTCGCCAGCCGCCACGCCTGCGAGGCGGGCGGGCTCTCGGGCGCGCCCTTACGCGACCTCGCGCTGCGACGGCTGCGCGATTTTCGTACCGCCACCGGCGGCGCCATGCCGCTGGTAGGAGTGGGCGGCATCGGCAACGCACAGGACGCCTGGCAACGCATCCGCGCGGGCGCCAGCCTGGTGCAGCTCTACAGCGCTCTCGTCTATGAAGGTCCAGGACTGGTGGGGCGCATCCTTCGCGGTGTGGAGGCACGGATGCGGCGCGATGGGTTCAGTTCGATTGCGGAGGCGGTCGGAAGCGAATAA
- the sufC gene encoding Fe-S cluster assembly ATPase SufC, whose protein sequence is MLQITDLHATVAEKPILKGLSLTVNAGEVHAIMGPNGAGKSTLSYVLGGRPGYEVTGGSVSFEGHDLLDMDPHERAAAGLFLGFQYPVEIPGVSNVQFLREALNSQRKQRGEEPLNGGEFLKLAKEKAALLKLDMEMLKRHVNVGFSGGEKKRAEMVQMGILDPKLAILDETDSGLDIDALRVVGEGINTIMRRPDKAVLLITHYQRLLDYVRPDFVHVLSRGRIVRSGGPELAQQLEREGYDAVMAHA, encoded by the coding sequence ATGCTCCAGATCACCGACCTCCACGCCACCGTCGCCGAAAAGCCAATCCTCAAGGGCCTCTCGCTTACCGTCAATGCGGGCGAGGTGCACGCCATCATGGGCCCCAACGGCGCGGGCAAGTCGACGCTGTCCTACGTGCTCGGCGGACGGCCGGGCTACGAGGTCACCGGCGGGTCGGTGAGCTTCGAAGGGCACGACCTGCTAGACATGGACCCGCACGAACGCGCCGCGGCGGGGCTGTTCCTCGGCTTCCAGTACCCGGTCGAGATCCCCGGCGTCTCCAACGTCCAGTTCCTGCGCGAGGCGCTCAATTCACAGCGCAAGCAGCGCGGCGAGGAGCCGCTCAACGGCGGCGAATTCCTCAAACTCGCCAAGGAAAAGGCGGCGCTGCTCAAACTCGACATGGAGATGCTCAAGCGCCACGTGAACGTCGGCTTCTCGGGCGGCGAGAAGAAGCGCGCCGAGATGGTCCAGATGGGCATCCTCGATCCGAAACTCGCGATCCTCGACGAGACCGATTCCGGCCTCGACATCGACGCGCTTCGCGTGGTGGGCGAAGGCATCAACACGATCATGCGCCGCCCCGACAAGGCGGTGCTGCTGATCACCCACTATCAGCGCCTTCTGGACTATGTGCGGCCCGACTTCGTCCATGTGCTCAGCCGCGGCCGCATCGTGCGCAGCGGCGGTCCCGAGCTCGCCCAGCAGCTCGAGCGCGAAGGTTATGACGCGGTAATGGCCCATGCCTGA
- a CDS encoding cysteine desulfurase, producing MSDPRQIFARAELVEAPGREGRDASFDRLRTSGVGDLKADFPGLLTPDGAPWHYLDTAATAQKPQAVIDAMARALGADYATVHRGVYSRSAAMTLGYEAARRRVAQFIGAREDEIVFVRGATEAINLVAASWGGAHIGEGDRIVLSRLEHHSNIVPWQQLAERTGAVIDVCPLTADHRIDLDALERLVTPRTKMVALAHISNVLGSVLDARRAAELAHSVGAKLLLDGCQAAPRMALDMAALDCDFYAFSGHKLYGPTGIGVLWARGELLETMPPWQGGGAMIDQVTFERTTYAPPPQRFEAGTPMIVEAIALHAAINYVDALGPDHLFAHETALAAQLRGELRAMNSVRLFGPEDSAGIVSFALEGVHPHDLGTILDEEHVAIRAGHHCAQPLMAALGVTATARASFGLYSDESDIEALMRGIDRTQRIFG from the coding sequence ATGTCGGACCCTAGGCAGATTTTCGCTCGTGCTGAGCTTGTCGAAGCACCCGGGCGCGAGGGTCGCGATGCGTCCTTCGACAGGCTCAGGACGAGCGGCGTTGGCGATCTGAAAGCTGATTTTCCCGGCCTCCTCACCCCCGACGGGGCGCCATGGCATTACCTCGACACCGCCGCCACCGCGCAGAAGCCGCAAGCCGTGATCGATGCCATGGCGCGTGCGCTCGGCGCGGACTACGCCACCGTTCACCGCGGCGTTTACAGCCGCAGCGCCGCGATGACGCTAGGCTACGAGGCGGCGCGGCGCCGCGTCGCACAATTCATCGGTGCGCGCGAGGACGAGATCGTCTTCGTGCGCGGCGCGACCGAGGCGATCAATCTCGTCGCGGCGAGCTGGGGCGGTGCACATATCGGCGAGGGTGACCGGATCGTGCTCTCGCGGCTCGAGCATCACTCGAACATCGTGCCCTGGCAGCAGCTGGCGGAGCGCACCGGCGCCGTGATCGACGTGTGCCCGCTGACCGCGGACCACCGGATCGATCTCGATGCTCTGGAGCGATTGGTCACCCCGCGCACCAAAATGGTCGCACTGGCGCATATCTCCAACGTGCTCGGCAGCGTCCTTGATGCCCGGCGTGCCGCGGAACTCGCCCATTCTGTCGGCGCGAAACTGCTGCTCGACGGCTGCCAGGCCGCACCGCGCATGGCGCTCGACATGGCGGCCCTCGATTGCGATTTCTACGCCTTCTCCGGACACAAGCTGTACGGACCGACCGGCATCGGCGTGCTTTGGGCGCGCGGCGAGCTGCTCGAGACGATGCCCCCCTGGCAGGGCGGCGGCGCGATGATCGACCAGGTCACTTTCGAGCGCACCACCTATGCCCCGCCGCCGCAGCGGTTCGAGGCGGGGACACCGATGATCGTCGAGGCGATCGCGCTTCATGCCGCGATCAACTATGTCGATGCGCTTGGCCCCGACCACCTGTTCGCGCATGAAACCGCGCTGGCGGCGCAGCTTCGCGGCGAACTGCGCGCGATGAACTCCGTCCGCCTGTTCGGTCCTGAGGACAGCGCGGGCATCGTCAGCTTTGCGCTCGAGGGGGTGCATCCGCACGACCTCGGCACCATATTGGACGAAGAGCACGTGGCGATCCGCGCCGGGCACCACTGCGCGCAGCCGCTGATGGCGGCGCTGGGGGTGACAGCGACGGCGCGGGCGAGCTTCGGGCTCTATTCGGACGAGAGCGATATCGAAGCGCTCATGCGCGGGATCGACAGGACGCAAAGGATCTTCGGATGA
- the sufB gene encoding Fe-S cluster assembly protein SufB — MSEDIIMDLAAREAAERAADYEHGWSAEIETEFAPKGLSEDTVRFISAKKGEPEWMLDWRLKAFRKWQTMAEPDWAKLGYPAIDYQDAFYYAAPKKKVELDSLDALDPDIKAVYDKLGIPVAEQEVLAGVKGARKVAVDAVFDSVSVATTFRAELERAGVIFRSISEAIREYPDLVKKWLGKVVPQHDNFFATLNSAVFSDGTFVYVPEGVRCPMELSTYFRINAENTGQFERTLIVAEKGSYVSYLEGCTAPMRDENQLHAAVVELVALEDAEIKYSTVQNWYPGNAEGVGGIYNFVTKRALCQGARSKVSWTQVETGSAVTWKYPSCVLNGVDSVGEFYSVAVTNNFQQADTGTKMIHNGRGSRSTIVSKGISAGRSDNTYRGLVRVAANADGVRNFTQCDSLLLGDKCGAHTVPYIEVKNPSAQIEHEATTSKISDDQLFYAMQRGLGQEEAVALIVNGFARDVLKELPMEFAVEAQKLLAISLEGSVG, encoded by the coding sequence ATGAGCGAGGATATCATCATGGATCTTGCCGCGCGCGAGGCGGCGGAGCGCGCTGCGGACTACGAACACGGCTGGTCGGCCGAGATCGAGACCGAATTCGCGCCCAAGGGTCTCAGCGAAGACACCGTCCGCTTCATCAGCGCCAAGAAGGGCGAGCCCGAATGGATGCTCGACTGGCGGCTGAAGGCGTTCCGCAAATGGCAGACCATGGCCGAGCCCGATTGGGCCAAGCTCGGCTATCCGGCGATCGATTACCAGGACGCCTTCTACTACGCCGCGCCGAAAAAGAAGGTCGAGCTCGACAGCCTCGACGCGCTCGATCCCGACATCAAGGCAGTCTACGACAAGCTCGGCATCCCGGTCGCGGAACAGGAAGTGCTCGCAGGGGTCAAGGGCGCGCGCAAGGTCGCGGTCGACGCGGTGTTCGATTCGGTCAGCGTCGCGACCACCTTTCGCGCCGAGCTTGAACGGGCGGGCGTTATCTTCCGCTCGATCAGCGAGGCGATTCGCGAATATCCAGACCTCGTGAAGAAATGGCTCGGCAAGGTGGTGCCGCAGCACGACAATTTCTTCGCCACGCTCAACAGCGCGGTCTTCTCCGACGGCACCTTCGTCTATGTGCCCGAAGGCGTGCGCTGCCCGATGGAGCTCAGCACCTATTTCCGAATCAATGCCGAGAACACCGGCCAGTTTGAGCGCACGCTGATCGTCGCCGAGAAGGGCAGCTACGTCAGCTATCTCGAAGGCTGCACCGCGCCGATGCGCGACGAGAACCAGCTCCACGCCGCGGTGGTCGAGCTGGTCGCGCTCGAGGATGCCGAGATCAAGTATTCGACCGTGCAGAACTGGTATCCGGGCAATGCCGAGGGCGTGGGCGGCATCTATAATTTCGTCACCAAGCGTGCGCTGTGCCAGGGCGCGCGCAGCAAGGTGAGCTGGACGCAGGTCGAGACCGGTTCTGCGGTGACGTGGAAATATCCCAGCTGCGTGCTCAACGGCGTGGACAGCGTGGGCGAGTTCTATTCGGTCGCGGTCACCAACAATTTCCAGCAGGCCGACACCGGCACCAAGATGATCCACAATGGCCGCGGCAGCCGCTCGACCATCGTCTCCAAGGGCATCAGCGCGGGGCGGTCGGACAACACCTACCGCGGGCTGGTGCGCGTGGCCGCCAATGCCGACGGGGTGCGCAACTTCACCCAATGCGACAGCCTTTTGCTCGGCGACAAATGCGGCGCGCACACCGTGCCCTATATCGAGGTCAAGAACCCCAGCGCCCAGATCGAGCATGAGGCGACCACCAGCAAGATTTCCGACGATCAGCTGTTCTACGCAATGCAGCGCGGGCTGGGGCAAGAGGAAGCGGTGGCACTGATCGTCAACGGCTTCGCCCGCGATGTGCTCAAGGAACTGCCGATGGAGTTCGCGGTCGAGGCGCAGAAGCTGCTGGCGATCTCGCTCGAGGGGAGCGTGGGGTGA
- a CDS encoding SUF system Fe-S cluster assembly protein, with the protein MNEMAKPPRARVSDAVEEETPQETFARKRDYLEGFLKAAPPVASPGEPGGALYEAVVDALKDIYDPEIPVNIYDLGLIYGVEVSEDGDAAVTMTLTTPHCPVAESMPAEVELRVCSVPGIRDAEVNLVWDPPWGPDKMTDEARLELGML; encoded by the coding sequence ATGAACGAGATGGCCAAGCCGCCCCGCGCCCGAGTCTCCGATGCCGTGGAGGAAGAGACCCCGCAGGAAACATTTGCCCGCAAGCGTGACTATCTCGAAGGGTTCCTTAAGGCCGCGCCCCCGGTCGCCTCGCCAGGCGAACCGGGCGGCGCGCTTTACGAAGCGGTTGTCGATGCTTTGAAGGACATCTACGACCCCGAAATCCCGGTGAACATCTACGATCTCGGCCTGATTTACGGCGTGGAGGTCAGCGAAGACGGTGATGCGGCGGTGACCATGACTCTGACGACCCCGCATTGCCCGGTCGCCGAATCCATGCCCGCCGAAGTCGAGCTGCGGGTGTGTTCGGTCCCCGGCATCCGCGACGCCGAGGTCAATCTCGTCTGGGACCCGCCCTGGGGGCCGGACAAGATGACCGACGAGGCGCGGCTGGAGCTCGGCATGCTATGA